The DNA segment ATCGCCCGCACGAAGTGAAATCTTACCGGCAAAGACATCATGACTGCCTTTGCGGTACAAAGGAATGGACGGCCAAGAATGATCGGAACTCTCTCATCGGCCTCCATATCTAGATCCACGAAGTCTACGGGAAACACGAACTTATCTACCTCAAGCAAATTCTCTATGACTCCACGAGGATATTTAACCGAGCGGTCGGCTAAGGACAATGACATACGCGTGGGTGTAAGCTCTCCTAACCGTAGCTTCTCATAAAGAGAGAACGGCATCAAGTTGATGCTAGCACCTAAGTCGGCTAAGGCATGGGCGGGGTTAACGGCACGCCCGAAGAAGCATGGAATGGTGAATGTACCCGGGTCAGTTAGTTTCTCCGGTAGCTTATTCAAGACCACCGCAGAACAACCTCCGGTCAATAGAATATTTGAAAGCTCACCTATCCTATCCTTACGTTTGAGAAGGTCCTTAAGGAATTTGACGTATTTAGGCATGGACTGTAAGGCTTCGATGAAAGGAAGGTTGATCTTTAATTGCTTAAACATTTCGAGAAATTGCctatattccttagcatatttttGATGCTTAAGGCGGGCGGGGTATGGGACGTGTGAATGATCAACTAAAGGTGACGACCTAACCCCTACTGGACGTTTTTCAACACTCTTTTCTACTTGAGGCTCCTT comes from the Helianthus annuus cultivar XRQ/B chromosome 4, HanXRQr2.0-SUNRISE, whole genome shotgun sequence genome and includes:
- the LOC110933268 gene encoding uncharacterized protein LOC110933268 — protein: METLGKVHIWLDPASTAHTKEPQVEKSVEKRPVGVRSSPLVDHSHVPYPARLKHQKYAKEYRQFLEMFKQLKINLPFIEALQSMPKYVKFLKDLLKRKDRIGELSNILLTGGCSAVVLNKLPEKLTDPGTFTIPCFFGRAVNPAHALADLGASINLMPFSLYEKLRLGELTPTRMSLSLADRSVKYPRGVIENLLEVDKFVFPVDFVDLDMEADERVPIILGRPFLCTAKAVMMSLPVRFHFVRAMR